A stretch of DNA from Candidatus Ancaeobacter aquaticus:
TTGCAACAGCTCCACCAGCCATAGCCTGCATCATAGGTGTTTCAACCTCAAGATATTCCCGCTCATCAAGATACTTGCGAATGAGCGTGATGATCGCACTGCGTTTTAAAAACACGTTCCTCACCTCTTCATTAGAAATAAGGTCAAGATAGCGTTGACGATACCGCGTCTCAATATCTTTAAGGCCATGCCATTTTTCTGGAAGTGGCCGCAAAGCTTTACTAAGCATGGCAAACGATTCTAAATGAACTGTTACCTCACCGGTTCTTGTCTTAACGAGCTTTCCGGTAATACCTATAATATCGCCTATATCAACACATTGCAACAAATCAAATGATTCTACGAGCTCATCTTTGCGCGCATACATCTGAATCTTTCCTGTTCGGTCACGTACATCAGCAAAAACTGTTTTGCCGTGCCCACGCCATGCCATAACTCTTCCACAAACAGTAACGAGCTTCCCTTCTTCATAGCTCTCTATGTACTCGGAAATATACCCGCTACGTTCGAATTTTCTTCCGTAAGGCTCGCCACCAGCATTAACGATGGTCTGCAATCTCTCTTTTCGTTCAGAAATAAAATCTTTTTCTCTTTGGTCTGTTACATCGGGATGCGTCTGGTCAGTCATAACTCCTCCGGATTACGTATGTTCATACAACTAATTCGCAAGAGTATACTTATAAAAAGTGTTGCAGTCAATGATATAAAGCGCGGTTATACATGGAAAATAAATGAATTTATGCATCATTATTGGTGAATCTTAATGAATCGACCTCACGATTAAAATTGTTGCGGGGAACAATATAAAATTGATGGGTAAGATATCTGTCAAGTGCCGCGGCATACTTAACAATATTTAATGATCTAATATACCCCGATAACCCAGCTGAGCTAATTCCTGCTTCATCTAAATCTCGGATAATATCAAGGTCATGCGCATATAATACCCTAAAGTTTTCCTTCATATGATTTAAAATGGCACGAAGCACTTTTATATTTTTCTCGGTATTAATATACACCGCAAGATCATTTATTTTCTCGTTCTGAGATTTTTCGACCAGCTCATTGATAAACACAATAAAATCACGCACCACCTTATCTGGTATTGTGTTTGTAATAAATATTTCTTCTAAACTGTTTTTTCGTTCTGATTCGAGCACTTTGCATAACGCTTCAATATTTTCATAATCATTTCTGTTCAACTTTATAAACGTGTCCTCAGGCTCGTGATCGACTTCCACATAGTGTGATTTTTCAGTGGGACTTACCCATTCTACAGGAGCATCGTAAACAGTGAGCATTTTGTCACTTTTGAGAAAAATGGTAACTGTCTCTTTACTAAACGAATGTGCAATATGACTGATAGATGTATCAACACCTATCACCATATTTGAAATTGCAATAAGTGACATCAACTGGCGATAGCTAAGACTATACGGAATAACCTTAACACGTTTACTATCAATGTCAGAAACATTTATAAGTTCTTGTATATCATTAGTTAACTTTTGATGTCTCGTATTCTTTGGATCTCCTTTTTTAATAATAATAACGGCATTTTCAGGGAGCAATGCCAGTAACATACGACATATTCTAAGACTATCTTCGATCCCTAACTCCTTTTCTTTAATGCTACTTAACGGATTAAATACCACAATAAAGTTGTTTTCACTTTGATTGGGTAACACATTTAATTTTTCTAATAACGAACGAATTCCTACTGTTTCATCATCAGAAACCGCAATAGCCGGTATATACTCTTTTTCGCTTTTCAAGCCCCAGCCGCGTATTAACGTGTTGTAGTAATCATAATAATTAAAACTAAAATCTCTATCGGAATCAAGGGACACATTCAATATCCTTTTACGCTCATTATTTTCATTATCAACAAATGCGTACCCCTTGAGAGCAGTATCTTTATAGATAATCTTATTCGCACTTCCAGAATAGAACCAATCATT
This window harbors:
- a CDS encoding glycosyltransferase family 9 protein, which produces MKSKVIHKRSFIKIIFLVITVFFLCQNISMAGPHLKQNTKKWLSVLQIRDANYEIRAMKKSLAPRSLFDQEEIKTGSIQIENALSAGLTMFRALRSGMSFKDAIKECQEKYGKVVAYDGIRYEGKVLFVPVSELLYVKISHDGWELLESADVEDIILRYAQSGVAHISKPLSKIDSGDVKKVLINTENYLGRGDYIIQSIIVTALRESYPDAEITVVNKFPDLLKNIEKVSVVRDRHEITESIDDFDLVIDLDSLSNDWFYSGSANKIIYKDTALKGYAFVDNENNERKRILNVSLDSDRDFSFNYYDYYNTLIRGWGLKSEKEYIPAIAVSDDETVGIRSLLEKLNVLPNQSENNFIVVFNPLSSIKEKELGIEDSLRICRMLLALLPENAVIIIKKGDPKNTRHQKLTNDIQELINVSDIDSKRVKVIPYSLSYRQLMSLIAISNMVIGVDTSISHIAHSFSKETVTIFLKSDKMLTVYDAPVEWVSPTEKSHYVEVDHEPEDTFIKLNRNDYENIEALCKVLESERKNSLEEIFITNTIPDKVVRDFIVFINELVEKSQNEKINDLAVYINTEKNIKVLRAILNHMKENFRVLYAHDLDIIRDLDEAGISSAGLSGYIRSLNIVKYAAALDRYLTHQFYIVPRNNFNREVDSLRFTNNDA